The Leopardus geoffroyi isolate Oge1 chromosome D3, O.geoffroyi_Oge1_pat1.0, whole genome shotgun sequence region catgatctcacagttcatgagtttgagccctgctcagagcctggagcctacttcagattgtgtttccctctctctgcccctcccccactggtgctgtatcaaaaaaaaatatataaaaaaggtaTTTAAGATGTAAAAGCAGATGAACGTTAATACGGGGGCAGCATAGAAAGTCCCATATGGTAGGGAAATCTAACATTCACAACTTTCAGTTATTTCACATGGTCAGCTTGAAGACACGTAACGGGAATACTCTAAGATACCCAAAAAGGAAGGTATGGCAGTTTAAAGAAAACAGCTATTCTGAATCTTTATTAAATGGAATCTCATTAGGTTACTCAACACCCCTTCCTAATTCATCAGTGCTCCACTGCCCAGTTACTTAATCACTAACAGAAAACAGTTAAGGTGTGGAATAGCCATAAAACAGAGTATTACTGCAACCACTGAATTATGTGCTTCAGGAGACTGACGTATACAGACATGAAAGACATGTTTGCAGTATATTATAAATAATCCTAATCCTTATTATTTACAAAAAGTTTTGGAATGAGCAAAGTAGAAACTTAAGTGGGGCTGGGAGTAGGGGGAGTTGGTAGCATATTGAGAACCATCGTCTGGTTTTTATGCTAACAGATGCACTGATAAGAATTGGAAGTGTTGTAAGTACCTGTACGTGCTTTCAAAACCTAATTATTCTAGCCTTCTTCATTCTTGCTAAAAACCTGCTTTGCAAGGGACTTTTGATAAAATCCTGTATTGAAAGAATTACCGCTAGCTGTTTTCAGTTCAGCATCTACCCTCCAAGGCTGTGAAAATGGAATACAGGTGACCTCCGCTATCTGAAAGTTTGCTTTGCACTGCTTTGCTTTTATGAAGGACccacattagtacctgttttcgttaaccaaaagaaatctgaagaggatttttactttttaactgcTTCTATGTTCGGTTTACAAAAGTTTTCACAGGAACACTTCAATTTCAGCTAGGGGGGGAAACATGTAATATCAAGTACTCAGTAGGTCTGCCTAATTCTTAATTGTTCACGTTGTGGATTATCCAGTGGTGTAGCAATTCCCTGGTAACACGGGTCCACAGGCTTCCTAGAGCCTCTCTTCTCCAATGCTtctaaaagcaagaaaattaacGCAAGCATCCAAGGAAAGGCGGATCCAGACTTAGAACTTGGGTAAGTGCTTATCCGTCTTGCTAACATTGGTTTCAGATAGTTTCGGTTTCCTCTGGCAAGGAAAGCCTCCAAAGTAGCTTATTTTCAAGGTCCTCTGAAAGATCTTGACCTTATATTAAGTAAAAGAAATTCATATTCACTGGTCAGCCTACATTGGAGCTGACCATGGTTAATACTGAGCCCTAAATTTACTGTTTTTCCCTACACGTGCATGCCTATGATcaagttaatttataaattagacacagaagattaacaagaataaaaacaattataacaatatgttgcaataaaagttatgtaaatgtggtctctctctttctctcagaacaTCCCCCTTCTTTCGTGATGAgagataaaatgcctacgtgatgagatgaagtcGGGTGTCTGTCTCCAGACCAACAGCAGCTGACCGTGGGTCACTGAAatggcagaaaaggaaaactgcGAATCGGGGGAACAGAACCTGGCACTGTAACACACCCCAAAATTTCGCCCTTATAGAGATTAATCTTAAAATTAGCAAAGTAATTCCAGGGCAGTGATCTTACCCATCGTCAAATCTATGTTTTCCAGTCTCCTAGCACAGCCTCAGAATTTGTCCAACACCTAGTATGGAAGGACTTACTATGGCTGTGCAATCTAAGAATGAACAgaattttggtttctttaaaacatcttagaaaggtctttatttttgttttgtaacaaATGGCAACAATTTAATCAGTATCAAATTGTTTCATTAGTGGAGTAATATTTTTATCAACCACAAACCTTTCAGAAGGTACTAAGCAACTGAAAGTTAAAAACTTGTTACCTTCGTATtagaaagaaattgtttttctaGATTTagtgataaaaagataaaaacccatAACAAAGGATAGAAACTGAATAGAGTCTAAATGGATTCAGGATTTTAGTTAACATCAGTGTATAAAAAGTCATTCACTGTTTTATTTGTCTAATGTACTTGTGGTCAACTACACAAACAAGCAACCAATCTAACACTAGCTAAATGTCTAATTTTACTATAATGTAACACTCATTTAAGGGAAAAGCTAAATTTGGGTAGGAGCCTAAGTGACACATTTAACACTAAGAACACACTAACAAAAACCACTGCAAGAAGGAACACAGGTAGCTGGCGTGTGAGAGGGGCAGTTCTGTAACAGACATGTTCAGTTTTGGTAAATGGCTATCCTCCAGTCTAAACTAATGATGGCATGAAAAACACCAGGGAGAATACATTCAAGTTAATGGAAACAAGTCTTTATTAAGTAActtttaatatcagaaaaataaaactcttataaTTCTCTTTACAGCAAATATATAATATCAGTGCTTTGGCCATCTTAAGTTAAAGGCcctttatcataaaatatatggTTTTAAACTTTACTCAAATTGAATTTATAATCCCTATGACTTCCCTACATATACATAACAAAAGAGTGTAGTAAAATTAGCAAATACTAAACTATATTGATAATTTATCATTCTTAGTTTGTGGTTTTTAGAAACAGTACACGCACCTAATATATGTCGATTCCTTGGCTTATTAGTTGCAGTGTACGAtgcaacaaaatacaaaatacatgctTGGTGAACATTCGTTCGTATCTACAAGACGGCAGCTAAAGATTAGGTTTCAATACTGACATTTAACTATCCTACAAGCAGTTAGCATTACATCATAATATGCCATCAAGGCAATTTTTATactgaaaaaatcaaaataaaaaccgtTATTTGTAAACTTTTATACGAAATGTAACTCTtcaagtggaaataaaaaataaaatttgtctatTTACTATTCAATACACATAggattttcaatttttgttatattgagaaaaaaagcTCTTTTGTGTTGGGAAAATAatgcttcaaaaaataattagtaGAAAAACCCACCAGTATATTGTTTTTGTCCTTTCAATGCCAGCACAGATTTGGGAACATACTGAGGATGAAGTTACAGACATCCACAGGTGAAATGTAAAAGTGTATCTTAAAGAAATCTTTCCTCGTGATTGGAAATAGTTTTGAAATGAAGTAAACTGATTGAAGGTCATCACAGCTGCTTTTGTAAATTATGCTAAGGGCATTattatccctctctccctcccctcccctaaattactaaaaaataaaaatatatttataatgtgcAAGACAAATATGGATTGAACataaaatgtttcacattttgATCTATAGTCTAAAAATTAATCAACAGCTTGATCAGACTAATGAATGGAATGTTCGCATCCTCAATTATTAGCCAATATAGGTGCATCCCAAAGCCCTTCCCGAAATGGGAAAACCCAGGTGGTCATTTCCACATTCACCGAGGGAGGCAATGGGTAGGAATTCACAATCGACACAATTGCATTCCTGATCCAATGATCATACCAGCCGTGAGCATTCTGGGCGAGATGAAGGTCAATGTAGCAGTTTTTGTCCCAAATTATAACCAGTGATCGAGTAAACTGCCATCAGCCCTATTATTACCAATAAGTAATCACAATGCATTAAAAAGTTACTTGCAATCCTGCAGAATTAGGCATAAGTTGTTGTAAAATAAAAAACGAACCTGTTTTGTCAAAACTGGCAGTGTAAAGAAGGCAGCACTGGAAGTGTCTGAATCATCTGTAATGCCAAGTACCCTCCATAAACTCTTAATGTGGTTAGGCTTTGGGACCCACTGTTTTGAAATCTAGACGTATATACTTTTCTCATAGGCCACACAACCTATGATTATCTTCACTCAGCCAAGCTGAACTTCAGTTTTAGCAATTCTTATACAAGCTATGTCTCTGGGTCTACAGGATAGTATTAATAATTCAAACCAAACTAATAGACAAGAGACCACTTAGGTTTAGTGTTACCATAGCAGCCTTTTATAAGTTTACTAACAACTTTAGCCTAATCCCAATAAAGCCTGATAACAGTCATAAGAATTCATTAGGAAGTTTACTGGGGGTACCATTATACCCATGCCTTTACGAGTCCATATAGAGATatagtatttatgtatatatatatagttaagaGTGAATCTGGATTGCCTGAGTAACAGCTGTCTGGCAAACTGGACATGATGGCGTTCTCTTTTCACAGATCTTGTTGGCACATTCCATGCAGAAGAGGTTGTGGCCACATGGAACTAGGGCAGCAATAACTTCATTCTCAAAGCAAATCACACAATCGTGCTTTCGTCTCGATTCTGGAGGTGAGCTAGAGGTGGAACCACCATTGGAAGAAGAGTAACTATTGGTACCATTAGAAAAAGCAGGGATGTATATTGGAAGGCCGACGTGGTTGCCTGTACTAGGTGGGTCGCTCCTAACCCTCCGAGCAAGTGGGTGTTCAATGCTCTCGGGAAATGTAGGAGACAGACGAGGAGTAGATGGCTGACTTCCTCTACGCTGAGTCTTCATGTTACCAGAAGGATCACTCCCAAAGCCAGAGAGTGGGTTAACTGGTTCAAAGGGGGTCCAGATAGTTTGAGCAGATGTTGGTAAAGAGTCAAAGGCAGGAGAATCAACCGCAAGATCTTCTGAGCCTACAGATGGTAGTGTATCTCCAAACCAAAAGTTCCCTGTGCTAAATGGGCTCGTTGGACTAAAGTCAGCCAGCCTATTGCTTCCAAAGTAGGAATCTGTGGAGCCGCTTCCCAGAGAACTGGAACTATCGTTTCGGTAATTGGAGATCATTCTTGCGCGGCTAGGAGGAACCGGATTGGAGGAGAGCCACGCGGAGCCAAGAGTGCCACCTTCAAAGCTTACGTCGGTACCGTTGTAATGGAAATCATTCTCTTCGTTGAGCTCAATATAGTTTCCTGTACGCATGGCAATatgcatttctatttcttctcgcGCTCGGTCGACATTTTCGGGCATCCCTGTCACTTCAAAGACAGGCTCCTTATCTCTGCTTGGAGTTACTATGTATGTGTGGGTCTGCTGCTGAATTCTTTTAATAGTTGCTCCTTTTGGTCCAACTACCAATCCCACGACACGATAGGGGACCCTCACTTGAACGGTGGTTTGACCGGGCAGATTTGGACTACACGACAATCCTCCCAGGGCAGGGCCATTTTTGTTTCGAGATGCACGAATCATGGAGAAGTGCTCTGCAGCTGAGAGAATCTCTCTTTTGGCCATGGCAACATCTTCTTTCCGTCCAGTGACAACAAAAATGGGCTCCTCGCCACGAACAGGTGTCTTGATATATGTGTTTGTCTTGGCTCTCAGTGCTTTAATTTTACAACCTGTTAGAAAGAACATATTTCATAAGAATCAACATTTATGTCAATAATATTGATAAAGACAAATCACAGAAAGCTCCGTGCAAGCCAAATGTCTGCTTCTGGACAGCTGcgtttttgttgtcgttgttgctgttgttgttttaattttagtttttcttcatcaTAAAAACTTATCACTAGATGAGAAAGCTTTCCTAACTCCACAAATGCTCCCTGGTCCTCCGGTATACTTGTGACCTGGTCTTTCACTTAGGAAGAGGCGGTGCCTCCACCAGGAGATCTTAGAAGTcatgctaattgtttcctttctcttgttatcAGTCACTGCAAATGATGCACGAAATCCTCTGTACAGGCAAGCTAGACCACAAGCAGGTCTGACTTTCAGAACGGTAATAATTAGCTCGCTTGCAGGATGTTGGTGGCAAAGAAAAAACCACTAATGCATATGTAAGACACTGACCATCTACTGTCTCATTCAATCTATACAAGAACCCTAAGAACTTGATTATTACACTTTTATtgataaggaaaatgaagctcAGGAAAACGGTTAAGCCCAGTCTAACTTAAAATCTATGGTCTTTTTGTCAGTCGAGAACCTCAAATTTCATACAACTATACTATAAAACAGAAGTTCTTTAACAGCTTTCCACTTAATTGTCATCTTTTAACATTACTCTTTCCTCTGTAAACTCACCTGATGAGCAAAATGCTCATGGCCCAAAGGCTGTCTCACATCTGCTGCCATCAGTTGAATGTGAGGCTTACTAAGTAAGGTATCCCCATAACTGTTTATTCTAGTTGTACGCAAGCACTAACTCAATTAACTATGACACAAAAACCAGTGaaacatgaatgcaaaaagaCACTGTACTTGTAGGAAAATTAAGATGATTATTTTTGAAagtctcaataaatatatgtaccTTAAAGAAGAGAAGGGTGAATTATGCATGAGTGAGACGACTGTAAAGGCCTGGGGTAAAAAACTAACACAGAATGATGCTGCACTCACTGTAAAGTTCTTGCTAAATTCAAACGAAACATATTGGAAATTGTATGGAATATGGGCGCTGGATGGATTTTATTAAAAGACTACTCAGATTGGCAGACCCGCTCTCAAATGAAAGGTTTTGGCCCCAAATCCTAAATgcatttaagttaaaataaaatatcggAGATGCACATACATGACAATCCATTAATTCTTTAATTGACTTTTTAGAGCAATCACCTATTACCAGAACCAACTACATGAGATTACAGGGCTTCAAAGTGTAACTTAAAGTGTTAAATGGACAACTGAGCCATGGGGTTATAGTTTTCAAAGATCTTACCATGAAGCTTGCTAGAATACATCTGTTCCCATGAATATATTATGTTATCTAGGTTCCTCAAAATGAAGaggccaggtttttttttttgttgttgtttgtttgtttttagagagagagagagagagagagagagagagagagagtgcaaacaggggagagagggagagagaaagagggaaagagaatcccaagcaggctccatgctcaacacagaccCTGAGGCGGGCGGGCTTgacccttgggatcatgacctgagacaaaatcaagagtcactggCTGAGAAACCCAGGTACCCTGAGGCCAGGTGCTCTTAAAGACACATGTCACACTTTGGGGGTGgtctttttcttaaatctttcctcccttttttgcCCCCAATGAATTCATTACACATACAAACTGAGTCTTTACATACATCATTTCTAACCTGCTAACTGTAAAAGCTCCTCCTCCCCCaagtctccctgcctccagtcccACCTCACTCCAACCCATTGGCTATATTCATTTTAATCAAATGATGATTTCTAAATAAAGCACAGATCACATGATCACTTCTTTGCATAAAGTGCTTTAATGGCTCCCTTTTACCACAAGGATAAAGTCCAAGCAATTTGGCACACAAGGCCCCTCTTTACCTGGGACCCGATTACCTCTCTCTAGATCTCTCTCTTTACCActtgctttttctccttcctcacttCTGTAACTCTGCAGTGTGCTCTTACCGTATTAAACTCCTTACCCATGCTCCCTTGCTTC contains the following coding sequences:
- the MEX3C gene encoding RNA-binding E3 ubiquitin-protein ligase MEX3C — protein: MPSGSSAALALAAAPAPLPQPPPPPPLPPPAGGPELEGDGLLLRERLAALGLEDPSPAEPGTPALRAAAAAAQGQARRAAGLSPEERAPPGRPGAPEAAELELEEDEEEEEEGEEAELDGDLLEEEELEEAEEEDRQSLLLLSPPATATSQTQPIPGGSLGSVLLPAAGFDAREAAAAAAAAGVLYGGDDAQGMMAAMLSHAYGPGGCGAAAAAALNGEQAALLRRKSVNTTECVPVPSSEHVAEIVGRQGCKIKALRAKTNTYIKTPVRGEEPIFVVTGRKEDVAMAKREILSAAEHFSMIRASRNKNGPALGGLSCSPNLPGQTTVQVRVPYRVVGLVVGPKGATIKRIQQQTHTYIVTPSRDKEPVFEVTGMPENVDRAREEIEMHIAMRTGNYIELNEENDFHYNGTDVSFEGGTLGSAWLSSNPVPPSRARMISNYRNDSSSSLGSGSTDSYFGSNRLADFSPTSPFSTGNFWFGDTLPSVGSEDLAVDSPAFDSLPTSAQTIWTPFEPVNPLSGFGSDPSGNMKTQRRGSQPSTPRLSPTFPESIEHPLARRVRSDPPSTGNHVGLPIYIPAFSNGTNSYSSSNGGSTSSSPPESRRKHDCVICFENEVIAALVPCGHNLFCMECANKICEKRTPSCPVCQTAVTQAIQIHS